In Leishmania braziliensis MHOM/BR/75/M2904 complete genome, chromosome 18, the following proteins share a genomic window:
- a CDS encoding nonspecific nucleoside hydrolase;with=GeneDB:LmjF18.1580, whose protein sequence is MPRKIILDCDPGIDDAVAILLAYGNPEIELLAITTVVGNQTLEKVTRNAQLVADVAGIVGVPIAAGCCKPLVRKVRTAPQIHGETGLGTVSYPSEFKTKLDKRHAVHLIIELIMSHEPKSITLVPTGGLTNIAMAARLEPRIVERVKEVVLMGGSCCIGNASPVAEFNIFVDPEAAHIVFNESWDVTMVGLDLTSQALATPEVLQRVKEVRTKPADFILKILEFYTKVYETQRNTYAKVHDPCAVAYVIDPTVMTTNRVPVNIELNGELTAGMTVTDFRYPRPEQCHTQVASKLDFSKYWDLVIDALQRIGDP, encoded by the coding sequence ATGCCGCGCAAAATTATTCTTGACTGCGATCCCGGAATCGATGATGCCGTGGCTATCCTCCTCGCCTACGGCAACCCGGAGATCGAGCTACTTGCCATTACGACAGTGGTGGGTAACCAGACCTTGGAGAAGGTGACCCGGAATGCGCAGCTGGTGGCTGATGTGGCCGGCATTGTCGGTGTGCCCATCGCGGCTGGTTGCTGCAAACCCCTCGTGCGCAAAGTGCGGACTGCCCCTCAGATTCACGGTGAAACCGGCCTGGGTACCGTCAGCTACCCCTCGGAGTTCAAGACAAAGCTGGACAAGCGCCACGCAGTGCATCTCATCATTGAGCTGATCATGTCGCACGAGCCTAAGTCCATTACGCTTGTGCCCACGGGAGGCCTGACGAATATTGCAATGGCTGCTCGTCTTGAGCCGCGCATTGTGGAACGCGTGAAGGAGGTGGTTCTGATGGGTGGCAGCTGCTGTATTGGTAATGCGTCCCCCGTCGCGGAGTTCAACATCTTTGTCGACCCGGAGGCAGCCCACATTGTGTTTAACGAGAGCTGGGACGTGACAATGGTGGGGCTTGACCTGACAAGCCAGGCGCTCGCCACGCCGGAGGTCCTGCAGCgggtgaaggaggtgcgcaCAAAGCCTGCTGACTTCATACTGAAGATTTTGGAATTCTACACAAAAGTATACGAAACACAGCGAAATACATACGCCAAGGTGCACGATCCGTGTGCTGTGGCGTACGTGATTGACCCCACCGTGATGACGACCAATCGAGTGCCGGTGAACATCGAACTGAACGGGGAGTTAACGGCTGGCATGACAGTCACAGACTTTCGCTACCCGAGGCCGGAACAATGCCACACGCAGGTGGCGTCAAAACTGGACTTCAGCAAGTACTGGGACCTCGTGATTGACGCACTCCAGCGCATCGGTGATCCTTAG